DNA sequence from the Halobacterium sp. DL1 genome:
TCGGCGACCTCGAGGCAGTAGCGGTAGAGCGCGTACTTCCCGACCGCCGTGCCGACGAGCACGACGACGGCGGCGGTTCCGGCGTGCTGGCCGTAGTCGCCCGAGAGCAGCGAGGTAGTGGCCGACCAGATGACGCCGACGCCGGCCGCGAGCACGCCGAGCGCGACGACCAGCGAGACGAACGGTTCGATGCGCTCGTGGCCGTGGGGGTGTTCGAAGTCCGGCGGCTGGGTGGTGAGGTAGAGGCCGCCGAGCACGACCAGCGAGTAGGCGACGTCCGCGAGGCTGTTGATCGCTTCGGAGCCGACCGCGATGCTCCCGGAGAGCCACCACGCGACGGCCTTCGCGGCGACCAGCCCGAGGTTCGCCGCGAGCACGACGGCCCCGACCCGGCGAACAGCGCGCGTGCGGTCCATCAGTGACTCCTTCCCGCGCCCCCCAGTTCGAAGTTTCGATTCAGTCGAATTCGAGGCGCGGCGCGCCCGTGTCGCTCTCGACGGCCGCAGGGTGGTCGCCGAACGCATCGTGGAGGCGGTCGTAGGAGTCGTCGAGAGCCTCCACGATGACCTTCGTGTCGCTGATGACGGGCATGAAGTTCGTGTCGCCGCCCCACCGCGGCACGACGTGCGTGTGGAGGTGGTCGCCGATGCTGCCGCCCGCCGCGTTCCCCCCGAGGTTGAGGCCGGCGTTGTAGCCCTCGGGGTCGAAGGCGGCGTCCAGCGCGTCGAGCGTCGCCTGCTTCAGGCGAGCGTGGTCGAAGAGCGCCTCCTCCGAGAGGTCGGTGTAGTCACCCGTGTGCTCGCGGGGGACGACCATGCAGTGGCCCGGGTTGTACGGGTAGTTGTTGAGCATCACGACGGCGTGCTCTGAGCGCGCGACGACGAGGTGCTCGCGGTCGTCCTCGCGGGCGGGGAACTCGCAGAACACGCAGTCGACGTCCGCGTTCTTCTCCTCGCGCTCCACCCACTCGATGCGCCACGGCGCGAACACCTGTTCCATGGAGGCGCGTCGGCCCGGCGGGACAGGAGTGTTTCGGTGACCACCCCCGGAGGAGTTGTGTTCACCGGCGCGGAAGTTTATTTACACCCCGAGTTCGTTGTAAGGCCCGGGTGGTTCCGATGGCCAGCAAGATACCGCGCACAGACGGACGGACCGAACAGTGCGAGCACTGCGGGCGGGAGACGGCACACGATGTCCGCGTCGAGGTTCGCACGGAGAACGAGCAGGCCGAGCACGCGGCGAACTCACGCGAGCCGTACCGGGTCGTCACCTGCCACGCCTGCGGCGAGGAGACGAGCCAGCGCATGAACGACGCGTAGAGCGCGACCCTCGCGCTCACGAGTCGACCGACCGCACAGCGCCGCGGCCGTCAGTTCGTCGTTATCTCGCAGCCGTCCTCGGTGACGATGACCGTGTGCTCGTCCTGGCTCACGAGTTCCCCCTCGTCCTCTTTCAGCACGGGGTACGAGCGCACGATGTCCGCCATCTCGAGTCGCCGGAGGCTCATCTCGGCGCGCGACGAGTCCAGCCAGCGGGCCGCGAACGGGAGGCCGTCGAACTGCTCGAGGTCCTCCAGCAACTGGCGGGCGCGCCGGTCGCGGACCGACCCCTCGCCGACGACCTCGTAGATCTCGGTGTCCGTCCCCTCGGAGACCTTCCCGGTGCCCGTGGTGGCGAACGGTTCGATGGCGAGCACGTCGCCGACCTGGAGTTCGACGCCGCTCTCGACCGCGCGGTTGGGGACGCTCGGCCCAGTGTGAGCGTCGTAGACGTCCACGCCGTGTCCCGTGAGGTTGAACACGGGGTTGTAGCCGTACCCCTCGATGACGTCCTGAATCTCGGCGCCGATCTGACCGGTGTGTGCGCCCGGTTCGACGGCGTCGACGGCCGCGTCGAGGGCCTCCTCTGCGGCGTCCACGAGGTCCGGGTTGCCGGAGAGGTCGACGGTGGTCGCGGCGTCCGCGATGTGGCCGTCGACGTGGACGCCGACGTCGAGACAGACCATCTCCTCGCCGAACTCCGTCTCGTCGTCGGCGCCCGGCGCGGCGTGGCTCGCCTCCTCGTCGACGCTGATGTTGACGGGGAACGCCGGCTCGCCGCCGAGTTCGTGGATGCGCTCCTCGGCGAACTCCGCGACCGCGAGTTGCGTGGCGCCGACCTCGATGCGGTCGGCCGCCGCGTCCAGTACGTCGGTGAGAAT
Encoded proteins:
- a CDS encoding HIT family hydrolase; translated protein: MEQVFAPWRIEWVEREEKNADVDCVFCEFPAREDDREHLVVARSEHAVVMLNNYPYNPGHCMVVPREHTGDYTDLSEEALFDHARLKQATLDALDAAFDPEGYNAGLNLGGNAAGGSIGDHLHTHVVPRWGGDTNFMPVISDTKVIVEALDDSYDRLHDAFGDHPAAVESDTGAPRLEFD
- a CDS encoding methionine aminopeptidase (catalyzes the removal of N-terminal amino acids from peptides and arylamides) translates to MADSVEVGSEAYEQYVEAGEILTDVLDAAADRIEVGATQLAVAEFAEERIHELGGEPAFPVNISVDEEASHAAPGADDETEFGEEMVCLDVGVHVDGHIADAATTVDLSGNPDLVDAAEEALDAAVDAVEPGAHTGQIGAEIQDVIEGYGYNPVFNLTGHGVDVYDAHTGPSVPNRAVESGVELQVGDVLAIEPFATTGTGKVSEGTDTEIYEVVGEGSVRDRRARQLLEDLEQFDGLPFAARWLDSSRAEMSLRRLEMADIVRSYPVLKEDEGELVSQDEHTVIVTEDGCEITTN